One segment of Eschrichtius robustus isolate mEscRob2 chromosome 3, mEscRob2.pri, whole genome shotgun sequence DNA contains the following:
- the RGS16 gene encoding regulator of G-protein signaling 16 isoform X1 — MCRTLAAFPTTCLERAKEFKTRLGIFLHKSELGSGTGSVGKFEWDSKRSKEGRNFSEDVLGWRESFDLLLSSKNGVAAFHAFLKTEFSEENLEFWLACEEFKKLRSATKLASRAHRIFEEFICSEAPKEVNIDHETRELTRTNLQTPTAMCFDVAQGKTRTLMEKDSYPRFLKSPAYRDLAAQAAAASASASLSEPSHT, encoded by the exons ATGTGCCGGACCCTGGCCGCCTTCCCCACCACCTGCCTGGAGAG AGCCAAAGAGTTCAAGACACGGCTGGGGATCTTTCTTCACAAGTCAGAACTGGGCTCCGGTACTGGGAGTGTTGGCAAGTTCGAGTGGGACAGTAAACGCAGCAAAGAGGG cagaaacttCTCAGAAGATGTGCTGGGGTGGAGAGAGTCATTTGACTTGCTGCTGAGCAGTAAAA ATGGGGTGGCCGCCTTCCACGCCTTCCTGAAGACAGAGTTCAGCGAGGAGAACCTGGAGTTCTGGCTGGCCTGTGAGGAGTTCAAGAAGCTCCGGTCAGCTACCAAGCTGGCCTCCCGGGCTCACAGGATCTTTGAGGAATTCATCTGCAGTGAAGCCCCCAAAGAG GTGAATATAGACCACGAGACCAGGGAGCTGACCAGGACGAACCTGCAGACGCCCACGGCCATGTGCTTCGATGTGGCTCAGGGGAAGACGCGCACCCTGATGGAGAAGGACTCATACCCGCGCTTCCTGAAGTCCCCAGCTTATCGGGACCTAGCTGCCCAAGCCGCggccgcctccgcctccgcctcccTGTCCGAGCCCTCGCATACCTGA
- the RGS16 gene encoding regulator of G-protein signaling 16 isoform X2 — protein sequence MCRTLAAFPTTCLERAKEFKTRLGIFLHKSELGSGTGSVGKFEWDSKRSKEGNFSEDVLGWRESFDLLLSSKNGVAAFHAFLKTEFSEENLEFWLACEEFKKLRSATKLASRAHRIFEEFICSEAPKEVNIDHETRELTRTNLQTPTAMCFDVAQGKTRTLMEKDSYPRFLKSPAYRDLAAQAAAASASASLSEPSHT from the exons ATGTGCCGGACCCTGGCCGCCTTCCCCACCACCTGCCTGGAGAG AGCCAAAGAGTTCAAGACACGGCTGGGGATCTTTCTTCACAAGTCAGAACTGGGCTCCGGTACTGGGAGTGTTGGCAAGTTCGAGTGGGACAGTAAACGCAGCAAAGAGGG aaacttCTCAGAAGATGTGCTGGGGTGGAGAGAGTCATTTGACTTGCTGCTGAGCAGTAAAA ATGGGGTGGCCGCCTTCCACGCCTTCCTGAAGACAGAGTTCAGCGAGGAGAACCTGGAGTTCTGGCTGGCCTGTGAGGAGTTCAAGAAGCTCCGGTCAGCTACCAAGCTGGCCTCCCGGGCTCACAGGATCTTTGAGGAATTCATCTGCAGTGAAGCCCCCAAAGAG GTGAATATAGACCACGAGACCAGGGAGCTGACCAGGACGAACCTGCAGACGCCCACGGCCATGTGCTTCGATGTGGCTCAGGGGAAGACGCGCACCCTGATGGAGAAGGACTCATACCCGCGCTTCCTGAAGTCCCCAGCTTATCGGGACCTAGCTGCCCAAGCCGCggccgcctccgcctccgcctcccTGTCCGAGCCCTCGCATACCTGA